The following coding sequences are from one Malaciobacter pacificus window:
- the ppk2 gene encoding polyphosphate kinase 2, with protein sequence MNLSDFEKTNYSGLYVSKAIHPEYGRKYIARFQFDKKRYVKVLGYTKKDNLTKRKALDLMNVFKDSIVLKSEEKSEKVVENKVLKKDNEKINQLTQENEMLREILGNFEELNQDVLKDGIQKIYDLEELKPYQIELIKLQNWLEKENKRMIILFEGRDASGKGGAIRRITRYMNNKHYRVVALGKPTETQKNQWFLQRYITHFPTGGEIVLFDRSWYNRAMVEPIFGFCTKEEHEIFMEDIVNFEQDLVRQGMVLIKLYFSVSKEEQKRRFDRRIEDPLRQWKFSEVDMQAQDLWDEFSEKKYEMLRRTTSRSAPWHIVRSDDKHKARLEAMKIILNSVDYDGRNYSLNFEANENINISVQKELLQMRKSKNY encoded by the coding sequence ATGAATTTAAGTGATTTTGAAAAAACAAATTATAGTGGTTTATATGTATCTAAAGCAATCCATCCAGAATATGGAAGAAAATATATAGCAAGATTTCAGTTTGATAAAAAAAGATATGTAAAAGTTTTAGGTTACACTAAAAAAGATAATCTAACAAAAAGAAAAGCATTAGATTTAATGAATGTTTTTAAAGACTCGATTGTTTTAAAAAGTGAAGAAAAAAGTGAAAAGGTAGTAGAGAATAAAGTGTTAAAAAAAGATAATGAAAAAATTAATCAATTAACTCAAGAAAATGAAATGTTACGAGAGATTTTAGGAAATTTTGAAGAGTTGAATCAAGATGTACTAAAAGATGGTATTCAAAAAATTTATGATTTAGAAGAGTTAAAACCATATCAAATAGAACTTATTAAATTACAAAATTGGCTAGAAAAAGAGAATAAAAGAATGATTATTCTTTTTGAAGGTAGAGATGCATCTGGTAAGGGTGGGGCGATTAGACGAATTACTAGATATATGAATAATAAACACTATAGAGTTGTTGCACTTGGTAAACCAACAGAAACTCAAAAAAATCAATGGTTCTTACAAAGATATATTACTCATTTCCCAACAGGTGGAGAGATAGTACTTTTTGATAGATCTTGGTATAACAGAGCCATGGTAGAGCCTATTTTTGGATTCTGTACAAAAGAAGAGCATGAAATCTTTATGGAAGATATTGTTAACTTTGAGCAAGATTTAGTAAGACAAGGAATGGTTTTAATCAAACTTTATTTCTCTGTTTCTAAAGAAGAGCAAAAAAGAAGATTTGATAGAAGAATTGAAGATCCATTAAGACAATGGAAATTCTCTGAAGTTGATATGCAAGCACAGGATTTATGGGATGAGTTCTCAGAAAAAAAATATGAGATGTTAAGAAGAACAACTTCAAGAAGTGCTCCATGGCATATTGTAAGAAGTGATGATAAACATAAAGCAAGATTAGAAGCTATGAAGATTATCTTAAATTCTGTTGATTATGACGGAAGAAATTATTCACTTAATTTTGAAGCAAATGAAAATATTAATATTTCAGTTCAAAAAGAGCTTCTTCAAATGAGAAAGTCTAAAAACTATTAA
- the ppk2 gene encoding polyphosphate kinase 2: MGTQRQIIKEEFKDEEEIDTKQNLKHKPNNFTRKRKTLKEKGKKVQIWVKKETLEYEKELTKLQIELLKFQNHVKEQGLKVLMIFEGRDAAGKGGTIKRITEHLNPRGARVVALEKPSDKEKTQWYFQRYTKHLPGAGEIVLFDRSWYNRAGVEPVMGFCTTEEHHEFLREVPEFEKMLVKSGIILMKFYVSVSKKEQARRFKKRETDPLKQYKLSPVDKESQKLWDKYTIAKFSMLMASNTDIAPWTVVKSDNKKKARINCIKHILKNVDYPEKIDASEHLVIDPQILCTGTEEIENMEQENKFARASNS, translated from the coding sequence ATGGGTACACAACGGCAAATTATAAAAGAAGAATTTAAAGATGAAGAAGAGATTGATACTAAACAGAACTTAAAGCACAAGCCAAACAATTTTACAAGAAAAAGAAAAACACTGAAAGAAAAGGGTAAGAAGGTTCAAATTTGGGTTAAAAAAGAGACTTTAGAGTATGAAAAAGAGTTAACTAAACTTCAAATTGAACTTTTGAAATTTCAAAATCATGTAAAAGAACAAGGTTTAAAAGTGTTAATGATTTTTGAAGGTAGGGATGCTGCTGGTAAAGGTGGAACTATTAAAAGAATTACAGAGCATTTGAATCCAAGGGGTGCTAGAGTAGTAGCACTTGAAAAGCCAAGTGATAAAGAAAAGACACAATGGTATTTTCAAAGATATACAAAACATCTTCCAGGTGCTGGCGAGATAGTACTTTTTGATAGAAGTTGGTATAACCGAGCTGGTGTTGAGCCTGTTATGGGATTTTGTACAACTGAAGAGCATCATGAATTTTTAAGGGAAGTACCTGAGTTTGAAAAAATGCTTGTGAAGTCTGGAATTATTCTAATGAAGTTTTATGTATCTGTATCTAAAAAAGAGCAAGCTAGAAGATTTAAAAAAAGGGAAACAGATCCTTTAAAACAATATAAATTATCCCCAGTAGATAAAGAGTCTCAAAAACTATGGGATAAGTATACAATTGCAAAATTTTCTATGCTTATGGCTTCTAATACAGACATAGCTCCATGGACAGTTGTAAAAAGTGATAATAAGAAAAAAGCTAGAATAAATTGTATAAAACATATCCTAAAAAATGTGGATTATCCAGAAAAAATTGATGCTAGTGAACATTTAGTAATTGACCCACAAATTCTATGTACTGGTACAGAAGAGATAGAGAATATGGAACAGGAAAATAAATTTGCAAGGGCTTCTAATTCATGA
- the nspC gene encoding carboxynorspermidine decarboxylase yields the protein MKNNFEVIDSFDKLPSPSFVCEEKLLENNLKLLKRVQDEADISILLALKGFAMHSTFDLCKKYLKGCCASGLHEAILAKEEFGGEVHTYSPGFKDEEIDEIISISNHLVFNSFNQLKRFKDKAYGKVSLGVRLNPEYSSVEVDLYNPCAPFSRMGTTKANFDETMLEYLDGFHFHALCEQNVDALEGALNAFEKNFSQYFDKLKWVNFGGGHHITRADYDVEGLIKLLKDFKARYPHLKVYMEPGEAIGWQTGYLVATVLDVIENGMSLAILDTSAEAHMPDTLAMPYRAEIRNSGVAGEKKYTYRLGGNTCLSGDIIGDYSFDEPLEVGDKIILEDMIHYTMVKTTTFNGIKLPSIVIKKDNDCYQIVKNFGYNDYKMRLS from the coding sequence ATGAAGAATAATTTTGAGGTAATTGATAGTTTTGACAAACTACCAAGTCCAAGTTTTGTTTGTGAAGAAAAATTATTAGAAAATAATTTAAAACTATTAAAAAGAGTTCAAGATGAAGCAGATATTAGCATCCTTTTAGCCTTAAAAGGTTTTGCTATGCATTCAACTTTTGATTTATGTAAAAAATATTTAAAAGGGTGTTGTGCTTCAGGTCTTCACGAAGCAATCCTAGCAAAAGAAGAGTTTGGAGGGGAAGTTCATACTTACTCTCCTGGATTTAAAGATGAAGAAATAGATGAAATTATCTCAATATCTAACCATTTAGTATTTAATTCATTTAATCAATTAAAAAGATTTAAAGATAAAGCTTATGGAAAAGTGTCTTTGGGTGTTAGATTAAACCCAGAGTACTCTTCAGTTGAAGTAGATTTATATAATCCATGTGCTCCTTTTTCAAGAATGGGAACAACAAAAGCAAACTTTGATGAGACAATGTTAGAGTATTTAGATGGTTTCCACTTTCATGCACTTTGTGAACAAAATGTAGATGCACTTGAAGGTGCCCTAAATGCGTTTGAAAAAAATTTTAGTCAATATTTTGATAAATTGAAGTGGGTTAATTTTGGTGGAGGGCATCATATTACAAGAGCTGATTATGATGTAGAAGGATTAATTAAACTTTTAAAAGATTTTAAAGCTAGATATCCCCATCTAAAAGTATATATGGAACCAGGTGAAGCAATAGGTTGGCAAACTGGATACCTAGTGGCGACTGTATTAGATGTAATTGAAAATGGAATGAGTTTAGCTATTTTAGATACCTCTGCTGAAGCACATATGCCTGATACTTTAGCTATGCCATATAGAGCAGAAATAAGAAATTCTGGTGTTGCAGGTGAAAAAAAATATACTTATAGATTAGGTGGTAACACTTGTTTATCTGGTGATATTATCGGTGATTATTCATTTGATGAACCTTTAGAAGTTGGTGATAAAATTATCTTAGAAGACATGATTCATTATACTATGGTTAAAACAACTACTTTTAATGGAATTAAGTTACCATCAATTGTTATAAAAAAAGACAATGATTGTTATCAAATTGTAAAAAACTTTGGATATAATGATTATAAAATGAGACTTTCATAA
- the rd gene encoding rubredoxin: MKKYICVACDYIYDPSIGDPDSGIEPGTAFEDIPDDWECPDCGVGKEDFEPYEE; this comes from the coding sequence ATGAAAAAATATATTTGTGTAGCCTGTGATTATATTTATGATCCATCAATTGGTGATCCAGATTCAGGGATTGAACCAGGAACAGCTTTTGAAGATATTCCTGATGACTGGGAGTGCCCAGATTGCGGTGTAGGAAAAGAAGATTTTGAACCATATGAAGAATAA
- a CDS encoding saccharopine dehydrogenase family protein, whose amino-acid sequence MNKKGILIIGAGGVSRVATVKCAMNIDTFEKITLASRTVSKCDAIAADIKKNQGVEIDTASIDADNVDELVKLIEKVNPKLVLNVALPYQDLTIMDACTKAGVDYVDTANYEHPDEAKFEYKEQWARDGQFKDAGIMGLLGSGFDPGVTGVFCAYAQQNLFDEIHYIDIMDCNAGDHGYPFATNFNPEINLREVSANGRYWEEGKWIETKPLEIRIDHDYPEVGVKPSYLLYHEELESLSKNIKGLKRIRFFMTFGDSYIQHMNCLQNVGMLGIEPIMHKGVEIIPIEFLTTLLPDPASLGPRTVGMTNIGCIIEGIKDGKKKKVYIYNTCDHQECYKETGAQAVSYTTGVPAMIGSKMLYKGIWKNTGVFNIEEFDAKPFMDELMTQGLPWKIIELD is encoded by the coding sequence ATGAATAAAAAAGGTATTTTAATTATCGGTGCAGGTGGAGTAAGTAGAGTTGCTACAGTTAAGTGTGCGATGAATATTGACACATTTGAAAAAATCACTTTAGCATCTAGAACAGTTTCTAAGTGTGATGCAATCGCTGCTGATATCAAAAAAAACCAAGGTGTTGAAATTGATACAGCTTCAATCGATGCTGATAATGTTGATGAGTTAGTAAAGCTAATTGAAAAAGTTAATCCAAAATTAGTATTAAACGTTGCTTTACCTTATCAAGACTTAACTATCATGGATGCTTGTACAAAAGCAGGTGTTGATTATGTTGATACAGCAAACTATGAGCACCCAGATGAAGCTAAGTTTGAATACAAAGAACAATGGGCTAGAGATGGTCAATTTAAAGATGCTGGGATTATGGGACTTTTAGGTTCAGGTTTTGACCCAGGTGTTACTGGAGTTTTCTGTGCATATGCTCAACAAAACTTATTTGATGAGATTCACTATATTGATATTATGGATTGTAATGCAGGTGACCATGGTTATCCATTTGCTACAAATTTTAACCCAGAAATCAATCTAAGAGAGGTATCTGCAAATGGTAGATATTGGGAAGAGGGTAAATGGATTGAAACTAAGCCTTTAGAGATTAGAATTGACCATGATTATCCAGAAGTTGGAGTTAAACCTTCATATCTTTTATACCATGAAGAGTTAGAGTCATTATCAAAAAATATCAAAGGTTTAAAAAGAATTAGATTCTTTATGACATTTGGTGATTCTTACATCCAACACATGAACTGTTTACAAAATGTTGGGATGTTAGGTATTGAGCCTATTATGCACAAAGGAGTTGAAATTATTCCTATTGAATTCTTAACTACATTATTACCAGACCCAGCAAGCTTAGGACCAAGAACTGTTGGTATGACAAATATCGGTTGTATCATTGAAGGTATCAAAGATGGTAAAAAGAAAAAAGTTTACATCTACAATACTTGTGACCACCAAGAGTGTTATAAAGAGACAGGTGCTCAAGCAGTTTCGTATACAACAGGAGTTCCAGCTATGATTGGTTCTAAAATGCTTTATAAAGGTATTTGGAAAAATACAGGTGTATTTAATATAGAAGAGTTTGATGCAAAACCATTTATGGATGAATTAATGACTCAAGGTCTTCCTTGGAAAATTATTGAATTAGATTAG
- a CDS encoding tyrosine-type recombinase/integrase: protein MPKIVKPLTDKEIKAVKYTSKEEYEQLKKIAKLNNKEKPKLNNKLSDGQGLYLIIKENGTKFFQFDFSFENKRKSMSFGVYPDTSLSEARALRDKTKKLLKQNINPIVEKNVSLEDNTNTFKNISEKWLSKMEKEWANKTYLKVESVIRNHAYPYIGNKLIENITRSDILNIIDRMNKKGLHGSADKIVGNFNRIYKFAVTYNYTEHNIIADIDKKNIIVSTRHNHMSAITKENEIKELLEDINNFENMYKASITTIVALKLAPYVALRPYNLRALEWSEVNFGKKVLDIPGEKMKTKKDFILPLSKQAIEILKMIEPFSAHKSKYVFPSPVSNLKCLSDATLGHALKKLGYQDRHTTHGFRSTFSTITHENMKEHGFNSDIIESCLAHEEKNKIKAAYNRASKMKYFEEKKELMQWWADWIESLR, encoded by the coding sequence ATGCCAAAAATTGTTAAACCCCTCACTGACAAAGAAATTAAAGCTGTTAAATATACTTCAAAAGAAGAATATGAACAGTTAAAAAAAATTGCAAAACTCAACAATAAAGAAAAACCAAAACTCAATAATAAGTTATCTGATGGGCAAGGACTTTATTTAATTATAAAAGAAAATGGTACAAAATTTTTTCAATTTGATTTTAGTTTTGAAAATAAAAGAAAATCTATGAGCTTTGGAGTGTATCCTGATACATCATTAAGTGAAGCGAGAGCATTAAGAGATAAAACAAAAAAACTTTTAAAACAGAATATCAATCCTATAGTAGAAAAAAATGTTTCACTTGAAGATAATACTAATACTTTTAAAAATATATCTGAGAAATGGCTTTCTAAAATGGAAAAAGAATGGGCTAATAAAACATATCTCAAAGTTGAAAGCGTTATTAGAAATCATGCCTATCCATATATTGGAAATAAATTAATTGAAAATATTACAAGATCTGATATATTAAATATTATTGATAGAATGAATAAAAAAGGCTTACATGGTTCTGCTGATAAAATTGTAGGAAACTTTAATAGAATATATAAATTTGCTGTTACATATAATTACACAGAACATAACATAATTGCAGACATAGATAAAAAGAATATTATAGTATCAACAAGACATAATCATATGAGTGCAATTACAAAAGAAAATGAGATAAAAGAACTTCTTGAAGATATCAATAACTTTGAGAATATGTATAAAGCGAGTATTACCACAATTGTAGCTTTAAAATTAGCTCCATATGTAGCTTTAAGACCGTATAATCTAAGAGCCTTAGAATGGAGTGAAGTAAACTTTGGGAAAAAAGTCTTAGATATACCAGGTGAAAAAATGAAAACTAAAAAAGATTTTATTTTACCTTTATCAAAACAAGCAATCGAAATATTAAAAATGATAGAACCTTTTTCAGCTCATAAAAGTAAATATGTCTTCCCCTCACCTGTTTCTAATCTAAAATGTTTAAGTGATGCAACTTTAGGTCATGCATTAAAAAAACTAGGATATCAAGATAGACATACTACTCATGGATTTAGAAGTACCTTTTCAACAATAACACATGAAAATATGAAAGAACATGGATTTAATAGTGATATTATAGAATCATGTTTAGCTCATGAAGAAAAAAATAAAATTAAAGCTGCATATAATAGAGCTTCAAAAATGAAATATTTTGAAGAGAAAAAAGAATTAATGCAGTGGTGGGCTGATTGGATAGAATCATTAAGATAG
- a CDS encoding RNase LS family HEPN domain-containing protein codes for MKFTNINIDRDEIHNTIEKYANIVNFNNNTNTKQYQLTINGKPFSVTVYYKEKGLTTLLPQGQNIDLGKDLCKKIYEELRYFDISELNGSIIVRKEDFDKFIHKIKDKFSSELSESSISGGTLYKLVKSKEGNLSLSYYTRTNKLLIQGKAGKYLKIISNELTLLGYSILNLISEMKEIVLPEPNNLLKEYMPSIENKLPSKTKNIAASSLQLLKINGNFSDYAFILNPLFRTLEHVMRKILEDGNYEFGDNNSFIMFSERQDKYHLKLNENCTLSPLCKQKLELGYTYFNKNRNCISHMDVDEIDIVLIETKEMAANIAAECIQHIEDLSDDY; via the coding sequence ATGAAATTTACTAATATAAATATTGATAGAGATGAAATTCACAATACAATAGAAAAGTATGCTAATATTGTTAACTTTAATAATAATACAAATACTAAACAATATCAATTAACTATTAATGGAAAACCTTTTTCAGTTACTGTATATTATAAAGAAAAAGGATTAACTACATTATTACCTCAAGGTCAAAATATTGATTTAGGAAAAGACTTATGTAAAAAAATTTATGAAGAACTAAGATATTTTGATATAAGCGAATTAAACGGATCAATTATTGTAAGAAAAGAAGACTTTGATAAATTTATTCATAAGATAAAAGATAAATTTTCTAGTGAATTATCAGAAAGTTCAATTAGTGGTGGAACTTTATATAAACTAGTCAAAAGTAAAGAAGGGAATTTAAGTTTATCATATTATACTAGAACTAATAAACTACTAATTCAAGGGAAAGCAGGTAAATATTTAAAAATAATTTCAAATGAATTGACACTACTAGGATATAGTATTCTTAATCTTATAAGTGAAATGAAGGAAATTGTTCTTCCTGAACCTAATAATTTATTAAAAGAATATATGCCTTCAATAGAAAATAAATTACCTAGTAAAACAAAAAATATTGCTGCATCTTCTTTACAACTATTAAAAATAAATGGCAATTTTTCAGATTATGCATTTATACTTAATCCTCTCTTTAGAACACTAGAACATGTTATGAGAAAAATTCTAGAAGATGGAAATTATGAATTTGGAGACAATAATTCATTTATAATGTTTAGTGAAAGACAAGATAAGTATCATTTAAAATTAAATGAAAATTGTACTTTAAGCCCTTTATGTAAACAAAAGTTAGAATTAGGGTATACTTATTTTAATAAAAATAGAAACTGTATTTCACATATGGATGTAGATGAAATTGATATTGTTCTAATTGAAACTAAAGAAATGGCTGCTAATATTGCAGCAGAATGTATTCAACATATAGAGGATCTTAGTGATGACTATTAA
- a CDS encoding type II toxin-antitoxin system RnlB family antitoxin, which yields MTINKIGNFIIVKDATAEPFLLATSYNSKLKTDKSLIQLLKDAKYEGKVFVDMLMKVGNGSQRFYSSFFNGSKFDMNNTQIIKSEDELLDTLLKIEKKIICTDKSILNNSILTEYDKMEFSC from the coding sequence ATGACTATTAATAAAATAGGAAACTTTATTATTGTTAAAGATGCTACAGCTGAACCTTTTTTATTGGCGACATCTTACAATTCTAAATTAAAAACAGATAAATCATTAATTCAATTATTAAAAGATGCAAAATATGAAGGAAAAGTTTTTGTTGATATGTTAATGAAAGTAGGAAATGGTTCTCAACGATTTTACTCAAGTTTCTTTAATGGAAGTAAATTTGACATGAATAATACTCAAATTATTAAAAGTGAAGATGAACTATTAGATACTCTTTTAAAAATAGAAAAAAAAATAATTTGTACAGATAAATCAATTTTAAATAATTCAATATTAACTGAATATGATAAAATGGAATTTTCTTGTTAG
- a CDS encoding ribonuclease HI has product MIKINEDFAENILFNDTLNKAQCEVLDISYPLQNGWENELLNKEISSQDAELLILLTGKIALKAQEQIIKNYKRLQEYKLFIKENSTSENILPIDSSSIVTIYCDGACKGNPGNAGSGVAVYNDDIITLYSGLFIEYGTNNIAELNALKKALEISQNCNETIIYSDSMYAIDCITKWGYTWKKNDWTKKGGEIKNLELIKEVHNLYDNMKDKVIIKHVKGHSGVEGNELADRMAVNAINSKEESFIKFEFKNINNVLKMESF; this is encoded by the coding sequence ATGATAAAAATTAATGAAGATTTTGCAGAAAATATTCTTTTCAATGATACATTAAATAAGGCACAGTGTGAAGTTTTAGATATATCATATCCTCTTCAAAATGGTTGGGAAAATGAACTTCTGAATAAAGAAATATCTAGTCAAGATGCAGAATTGCTGATTTTGTTAACTGGTAAAATAGCCTTAAAAGCTCAAGAACAAATTATAAAAAATTATAAAAGATTACAAGAATATAAATTATTCATCAAAGAAAATTCTACTTCAGAAAATATACTCCCAATAGATTCATCAAGTATAGTTACGATTTATTGTGATGGAGCATGTAAAGGTAATCCTGGCAATGCAGGAAGTGGGGTGGCTGTTTATAATGATGATATAATTACTTTATATAGTGGATTATTTATAGAATATGGTACTAATAATATTGCAGAATTAAATGCACTAAAAAAAGCTTTAGAAATTTCACAAAATTGTAATGAAACAATTATTTATTCTGATTCAATGTATGCAATTGACTGTATAACAAAATGGGGATACACATGGAAGAAAAATGATTGGACAAAAAAAGGTGGAGAAATTAAGAATCTTGAGTTAATCAAAGAGGTACATAATTTATATGACAATATGAAAGATAAAGTAATAATTAAACATGTTAAAGGACATTCTGGTGTTGAAGGTAATGAGCTTGCTGATAGAATGGCTGTTAATGCAATTAACTCTAAAGAAGAAAGTTTTATAAAATTTGAATTTAAAAATATAAATAATGTATTAAAAATGGAATCTTTCTAG
- a CDS encoding PIN-like domain-containing protein, with product MIDNYKMTEKREEELWGKAIFVFDSSALLDLYYLPQKTRKKLYNEVFEKIPDRFWIPAHVQFEYLKNREKIIKKPIAEKFIPLEDEVKRTTTKVNDILKHVTSIVDKTKKDDRHPHVEQTKISIFVDEINKFIQKSKDFEKEFLIQVESAKNDVLSVEDNDDIFDAIEKYFKIGPEFTFNQIMEITTEGKHRYEFKIPPGYGDYYKKEKKGIQIFGDLIIWKQIIEYSKEKKLPIIFITNDISKDDDWCYLDKNKKIISPREELIKELYDSSKVKFWIYSQPDFLYKANKYLQSTIEKTSIQNALLMLSQRNKRQSFLRYKCSQCNSINTVYKNDLDLDFECVASDDHNMGSENQYEAREYFECDCGNNIEAIFTVWEYPVGIHNYDSIELYGGDLIDSFPFTINFFNEEEREEIECDICGSECDRDNMIYMEDVGYICPNHEINPQNKHHND from the coding sequence ATGATTGATAATTATAAAATGACAGAAAAAAGGGAAGAAGAATTGTGGGGAAAAGCAATATTTGTTTTTGATTCATCAGCTCTTCTTGATTTATATTATTTACCCCAAAAAACACGAAAAAAACTTTATAATGAAGTTTTTGAAAAAATACCTGATAGATTTTGGATCCCTGCACATGTTCAATTTGAATATTTAAAAAATAGAGAAAAAATTATTAAAAAACCTATTGCAGAAAAATTTATTCCGCTTGAAGATGAAGTTAAGAGAACAACTACTAAAGTTAATGATATATTGAAGCATGTTACTTCTATTGTAGACAAAACAAAAAAAGATGATAGGCATCCTCATGTAGAACAAACAAAAATTTCTATTTTTGTTGATGAAATAAATAAATTTATTCAAAAATCTAAAGATTTTGAAAAAGAATTTCTTATTCAGGTCGAATCAGCAAAAAATGATGTTTTAAGTGTAGAAGATAATGATGATATTTTTGATGCTATCGAAAAATATTTTAAAATAGGACCTGAATTTACTTTTAATCAAATTATGGAAATTACAACAGAAGGAAAACATCGTTATGAATTCAAAATCCCTCCAGGATACGGTGATTATTATAAAAAAGAAAAAAAAGGAATTCAGATTTTTGGTGATTTGATAATTTGGAAGCAAATAATCGAATACAGTAAAGAAAAGAAATTACCAATTATTTTTATAACAAATGATATTTCTAAAGATGATGATTGGTGTTATTTAGATAAAAATAAGAAAATAATTAGTCCAAGAGAAGAGTTAATTAAAGAATTATATGATTCTTCAAAAGTTAAATTTTGGATTTATAGTCAACCTGATTTTTTATATAAAGCTAATAAGTATCTACAATCAACTATTGAAAAAACAAGTATTCAAAATGCTTTATTAATGCTTTCTCAAAGAAATAAGAGACAAAGTTTTTTACGTTATAAATGTTCACAGTGTAATAGCATAAATACAGTATATAAAAATGATTTGGATTTAGATTTTGAATGTGTTGCTAGTGATGATCATAATATGGGTTCTGAAAATCAATATGAAGCAAGGGAATATTTTGAATGTGATTGTGGAAATAATATAGAAGCTATATTTACAGTATGGGAATATCCAGTAGGTATTCATAACTATGATTCTATAGAATTGTATGGAGGAGATTTAATTGATTCTTTCCCTTTTACGATAAACTTTTTTAATGAAGAAGAACGAGAAGAAATTGAATGTGATATTTGTGGTTCAGAATGTGATAGAGATAATATGATATATATGGAAGATGTTGGATATATATGTCCAAATCATGAAATTAATCCACAAAATAAACATCATAATGATTGA
- a CDS encoding SH3 domain-containing protein gives MAKKSLFENSTISKINTISKQLNIATMPLSSIGLASSKLFGNSALSQINTISKQLNIATMPLSSIGLASSKLFENSTLSKISTISEQLSIATMPLSSIGLASSKLFENSTLSKISTISEQLSIATMPLSSIGLASSKLFENSTLSKISTISEQLSIATMPLSSIGLASSKLFENSTLSKISTISEQLSIATMPLSSIGLASSKLFGNNELLQLEAKLKFISENIIQVTKSDIEELSDSEIETFNTENISLIEILEELKIETINNKLRFKELNQQLEELLKTAQKQTNSIIINIILGLMVSIIFTYFVQPVVNHIIFSKSQINKILVPEIKRVLKSKISNYRVVVVESYLNVRNKPKLKSKVIFHLTNGDLVEIINKQKNWTLIKKYDSEYETIIQGWVNTRYLLKIK, from the coding sequence ATGGCAAAAAAATCATTATTTGAGAATTCAACAATAAGTAAGATTAATACAATATCAAAACAACTTAATATCGCAACAATGCCATTATCAAGTATTGGTTTAGCATCATCAAAGCTTTTTGGAAATTCTGCATTAAGTCAAATTAATACAATATCAAAACAACTTAATATCGCAACAATGCCATTATCAAGTATTGGTTTAGCATCATCAAAGCTTTTTGAGAATTCAACATTAAGTAAGATTAGTACAATATCAGAACAGCTTAGTATCGCAACAATGCCATTATCAAGTATTGGTTTAGCATCGTCAAAACTTTTTGAGAATTCAACATTAAGTAAGATTAGTACAATATCAGAACAGCTTAGTATCGCAACAATGCCATTATCAAGTATTGGTTTAGCATCGTCAAAACTTTTTGAGAATTCAACATTAAGTAAGATTAGTACAATATCAGAACAGCTTAGTATCGCAACAATGCCATTATCAAGTATTGGTTTAGCATCGTCAAAACTTTTTGAGAATTCAACATTAAGTAAGATTAGTACAATATCAGAACAGCTTAGTATCGCAACAATGCCATTATCAAGTATTGGTTTAGCATCATCAAAACTTTTTGGAAATAATGAATTACTTCAACTTGAAGCAAAATTGAAATTTATATCAGAAAATATTATTCAAGTTACTAAATCCGATATAGAAGAGCTATCAGATTCTGAAATAGAGACATTTAATACTGAGAATATTAGTTTAATTGAGATTCTTGAAGAGTTAAAAATTGAAACAATTAATAATAAACTTAGATTCAAAGAATTAAATCAACAATTAGAAGAATTATTAAAAACTGCACAAAAACAAACTAATAGTATAATTATAAATATAATTTTAGGATTAATGGTATCTATAATATTTACTTATTTTGTTCAACCAGTAGTAAATCATATTATTTTTAGCAAATCACAAATCAATAAGATTTTAGTACCTGAGATTAAACGAGTATTAAAAAGCAAGATATCTAATTATAGAGTTGTTGTTGTAGAGTCTTACTTAAATGTTAGAAATAAACCTAAATTAAAATCAAAAGTAATTTTTCATCTGACAAATGGTGATTTAGTTGAAATAATAAATAAACAAAAGAATTGGACTTTAATTAAAAAATATGATTCAGAATATGAAACAATTATTCAAGGATGGGTTAATACTCGTTATTTACTAAAAATAAAATAA